The DNA window ACGTTTGCTCGAGGAAGGGTATGTTAACTTACCCCGACGcgaaaaatgtagtaatagattagtacatgattaattaattattaattattaaaataaatataaactagattaatatgattttttaaaacaacttttctatagaatttttttaaaaatatataccgtttaacCGTTCGGAAAATATGCGTGTGGAAAACTaggaggataagttaacttagtgACAAACACGGCCTTAATGTGTGCTGTATATGGATATCTTTTTGTATGATGGCTTTGTTTATTGCTCACACCACTTTAGTCATGCACATATGAGTCATTCACCTGTctctttttgcttctgtttatacttataagctaaaatttaaaattttaatcttaaatttagagttgattttacagtttttcacataagtttattttctataattgatttctagatcactaagagtacatatataaaagtttcatcataaattatttttcatttgcaaataaaccGTTCACCCCATTGAGTTTGGGTTTAACTAGCATAGATGGGTGCAAGCTTTTGGTtggttgtttggtttggtgTACAAGTTTTTAGAAATGTGGTTGCTGTCCGTCCTACTTGGATGTACTCCTACAAGTTTGTTTATATGGCTAATCATTCTCATGAAAGTGAGCTCAAGCTGTACAACTAACTTATCTTGAAGCAAACATGCATCATCGTATCTCGTTTCGTCAGCTTGTACGATTACAATTGTGTCAAGAGGGAATTAAGCATATATACAGTTGTTTGAATAATTAATGATGGCATATATCCTTCCTCTTTCACGGAATcatcttaaattttgtatattcgGTTGCCTCCCTTCATGCTTACTTGTTTCCCTGATTAGAGCGAGCTGCAAGTTCTTTAATTAGTCTATCATTTTCATGAAAACGAGATGAATTAGATAGAACATTATTGTAGGATTACATATTGGAGAGCTGATGCTGATGAAATTTGACAGAATGGCTCACAAGTTGTGTATGGAAACGATTATATGTACCTTAACTCTGAACAAACATTTGGTGTGATTGTCGAGTAGTTTGAAAACactagttcttttttttgaaaagaaaaaggttgcAAACAGCTTCTTAATTAATACAATTGTGCttaattttttaccattaCTTCCTGTTCAGTATTATGCTCTACAAATCAGATATATAAATTGTGTTCCTGTATCTTATGGTTCtttcaagaagaagaaaaatgtgaGTTGGGAAAGTATCAAAATATAGTCTTGGTGTGCATATATACGATTCTATCCAATAGGATTTAAATCTTGCTAGCCATGTACTCCCCctgtctctaaatatttgatgtcattaactttttcatacacgtttgaccattcgtcttattcaaaaaaaattttaaaatatgtaaagctatatatatgcataaaagtataattaacaataaataaaatgatataaaaataattaataattttgaatttttttgataagacgaatggtcaaacgtgtataaaaaaatcaacggcatcaaacatttagtgacggaggtagtatgttATTCGTATGCAAGTGCACTAGGAACTTATTAGTATCGCTGGCTTTGtctttttaagtgttttaactGAGATAATATTGCACCGTGGACTTTGGGCGTTTTTGACTATTTATGTTGCTCGCTAGAACCTTGCTTTCAAGCTTTCTTGACTAATCATTCATGTGAAATTAAAAACAACCAAGTAGGATTATTCCAGACTATTAGTCAACACTTTTCCGATGTGACCCAAAACTGTACATACATGCGATCTAAATGCAAGTGTTACAGTTCTCTCATTGTTCTCTTTCGGTTGATCAGTCGATCTCCAAAGACAGGTCAACAAAAACCTCCAGTTGCTCATGAACAACAAATAGATCACCATGATTCCGCGCCAATCGCTGCTTGCCACGTGTCATATCTCTAAACTCCTAGAGCTTCCCATGCATCTATAAATAGGTCATAACTCATGAGGTATTATTCACCCAACACACAAGTTCTAAGATCAAAATGGCAAAGGGGTTAGCAGTGTTGATGAGTGTGCTCCTTTTTGTGCTGGCTGCCCCTAGTAAGGCCGACACGCAAGACGGGCCTGGCTCCTCGAGCCATGGTGGGTCTGCACCGACACACATACACTTCTACTTCCACGACAAGATTACTGGCCCATCACCGTCCGCTGTGAAGGTAGTGAACCCACCGAACAACACATCACTGACCTCATTTGGTGTGATGTTTGTCATGGACGACCCGTTAACTGAGGGGCCCGATCCTGCATCAAAGCCCGTGGGCCGGGCCCAGGGCATGTACCTCTCAGCAGACCAAGCTCGGATAGGCTTCCTACAAGCCATGAATATTGTGCTCACCGTTGGGCCATATAATGGTAGCATGATCACCGTCCTCGGCAGCAACCACATAAACGACAATATCCGTGAGATGCCGGTCGTCGGTGGCACTGGGGCCTTCCGCTTCGCTCGTGGGTATGCCCAGGCCCATACCCACTTTTTGGACCCAAATAGACTCGACGCCATCGTTGAATACAATGTCTATGTTTTCCATTGATCTTCAAACAATGCTTTGAGTGTGTAATAATGGAGAATTCATGCAAGGTTTGGCTTAGTTACTCATGTCCAATGTTTGTTCTGTATGTTAGGGTATGCATTCGGTTCCCTTTGTTGTGGTACAGTTATTTTCCCAAATTAATCCATATGATCAACAAGGACTAGCTCTGGGTTTCAATCTTTGGTAGTTTGTCATTATATGATGCCTGATCTAACAACCTTGTGTTTCTTTCATGTACAaaatttgcaaagaaaaacctttcaagaaacaaaatatgagaaacttacttttttttgtgaaaattatatGGGGCTATAGTCACTAGTAACCCACAAATAGATAAAGGTTTTAGAACGCTTGCAGCTaataaatcttaaaatctTATCTCAATGATAAACAAAGTAAAATCTTGATATGTCAAAGTGACATCAACATATTTGTCATGAAAAATAC is part of the Oryza brachyantha chromosome 11, ObraRS2, whole genome shotgun sequence genome and encodes:
- the LOC102708841 gene encoding dirigent protein 1-like, whose translation is MAKGLAVLMSVLLFVLAAPSKADTQDGPGSSSHGGSAPTHIHFYFHDKITGPSPSAVKVVNPPNNTSLTSFGVMFVMDDPLTEGPDPASKPVGRAQGMYLSADQARIGFLQAMNIVLTVGPYNGSMITVLGSNHINDNIREMPVVGGTGAFRFARGYAQAHTHFLDPNRLDAIVEYNVYVFH